The sequence CTCTAAAGTCTAACATTTTTTGGCAGTATTTCCAAGTTATGTCTGTGGAAGAGGAAAAGGCCTGCATTGTGCTTATAGTAATATTAATTGCAGTGTAGCCCACTTGTTCCCCTGTTCCCATAAAGGCTGAAACAAATGATAAAACTTTTCATTCCAAACAAGAGGATTTTCTCTGCTACATAAGTTTACCTGGAGttaagtttgtgtttgtttaggtGTTTCCATCCAGTGTCTCAGTGCCAGCAtcatatttgctttttaaaatgtttaaaatggatAAAAATGGTTTAGAGCTAATATTGAAACCACATATGAATACTATCATAGTGTTTATAGACCAAGGCCATGAACTCATGATTGAATGGAgttttctctctttgtctctgttATGATTTATAAACTGTACATTATGCTTTCTGATACTGAGTTTAAGACAAGATAATCCATCACATTATTATGAAGtaatatttcatacattttttatgagGAGCAATAGGAACCTTACAGTATAATGGTACCATCATGTTGAACCTTACACGTACAGCTCAATGTTAAATCTGTCTGTTTCAGGAATTGTATTTAGCCCTCAGAGACCAAGCAAATCTCAGTGTGGGTGATTGGGTTTCAAGTTCACTTTTTGCCAGTTTCACTCTTCTCCCTAATATCCATCTCATATAAGCGAAGACAGACAGTGGCTGTGTGCCTTTGGAGTGAGAgtactttataaaaaataaaaaaaaggaacaaaaaaggTGTACATAAAATGCCTAAGGGGAGTGTGATATAACTGAAAGTAAACACAATATATATGTAAACAGCACCAAACTTACCttaatttggtaatttaattcTTACTTATTTATTTGCAAACCTTGGAATTTCAGTAAAGATGTTTAGGTAACAATTTATAATAATGGCATGTCATTAATAAGcaattatgcaggaattaatgcatgATAAactagtactacattaacactttagttactactttTAACTAATTTGGAAACTCGATTAACTACTCAGTAATTAGTtgtgaactgatgactgaggtagttcacagttaggtaatcaataatgactgaatttgaataacctcattgagaactattaactaacaatggCTTATTAAACAATAACTAATGATTAATTACAAATCATAACTTTAACATGTGTCTAAattgtgaatgattatgtttttatgttaacaAGATCATGAATTGCACCTCCAGAGTAACATGCACCTCACGTCTATTTTTGCTTTCCCCCCAAGATATTTGGCCCTTATTGTTAGAAAAGAACACAAATATACATATACCGTACATACACAGTGTTTCACTCCTCTTCAGTTTATTCATATCACATAATGGTTTATAAATGAGCTGCCTTCACACAGTTGAGTTTTAGCATACCTTGCTACTATGTGAAAAACTGACTGATAGTTGGTCCACCCACAAACAACTTTTTCATACGAGTCTGAGATACCAATGATGACTGTCACAAAGATCAGATGGTTTAAAAATGCAAAAGCACAACTAATACAGATTACTTTCTCCCATATTTGGAAACATAGTGAATCACATCAATTCAGAGTCAGTCTACATGTGTTTATTATGAAAGCTCTAAGCGATTTAGGCATTGTTCTATCTGTCAAAAGCAAACTATTAGTCTCTGAATGCCTCAGGATAGCTCAGTCGAAAATACTGTTAAAGGTGAGCCTCATGTCAAGTGTGAGGTTTTTTATGCTGAAACATGTGAGCTGGAATGCTCCTCACTGGCATTAAATAATTACTCACCTTTCTCTGACTCTTATGTGTGAGAGAGGAGCTAGAATAACACAATGGAGAATGTGTGAAATGGGATGAAATCCAGTAAGTGTTACTCTCTAACCTGACAAAAAGTTCCCAGAGTcttgacaaacaaaacattttttctaTATATTAATAGTTTTATTGTGAATTCATGAAATGTTTCAGAACATTCACATCTTTCGTGGATTAAATAGGAGAGCTCAACCCTTGGTCATGTGTTTGGAACACACAACTCTACTGAAATGCTTTTTGGCATCAGATCCTCAGCATTAAATTCcaacaacacaaaatatgttacaaaatatattaacaatttacttTGAAACATAGTAACTGTAAACAACAGAATGCAGCTGTTCATAGCACAATACAATGCTATCTCTGACACCTTGGCCTGCAAAGGTGCTATTTGAGAGCATAcacattcaaaaacaaaatacaggaaAGCAATAGTATATAATATAGTacaaaaaaactctctctctctctctgacagagttCTTTTAGTCTTCTATGtaatttgttttgtattgtgCATTGATGTGGCAGTATTTAGCATTTCATTCATATAAATGCAACGAGGCCTCTCCTGCTGTGTAGAATGTAAAAGAATGTCTACGCGGGCGTTGCAGTCATAAATagaaaaacatgagaaaaatgttcCCATTTATAACAATAAATAAGGGTGGGGTGGAAAAAGTACATGCGAGAGTCTCAGCCTCAATGAGAATGTCAATGGAACAAGAATGCGGTGAAGTTACCACAGGTCTGGTGAGAGAAGGGAGAATGCATTGGTGAATTATTTTCAGAGTAAAGAGGTAAGCTATAGAAAGTTACCCAGGAGGATAGCCAGTATTCTGTAGCCCCCAAAACACTCAAAATGTTGATAATTTGGGAGTTTGTGCCCTGCTGGTTTCTTGAACATTGACAAACTTTCCATTCAGACTGCACAAAACGTCCATTCAGTTTATTGTGTGAGGAGAGCTCTGCTCCCTCATTCATATGAGATTTCTGAGCAGCTCAGTTATTTGCTGGATTCAACATAATTTAGTCTGAATCTCTCTGAGATCTCTCATACAGGAAAAATGCATGTATTTTGCAGGGCAGTTCATCTGGCATGTGCTTGCTCTTCATCATATGAAGATCTCCACTGCTTCAGCCTCCATATCATCCAAACCCTTGAAGTGATCCATAGGTGGAGATGGTTGCTGCACGTTATCTGTGAAAAAGGTAACATCAAAATTAAGCCCATTATCATAGAACAAGGGAATACATACAGTTACTGATTTGGTTAATCAGCTAACAGCACAATTAGACTAAACCACAATGCATATTTCAAATAAACACAGGTATACAGCGTAGAGAGTGTGGAATGCAGGGTCAGAAATTGATGGGGGCTCGAGACAAAAAGTGACATGAAATCctgttttttaatcattattttatcaGTAACATATGATAAAGTTCTTAATATTCCATTCTAGGCTTAGTTATATAAATGATTGCATATcgcaaaacaaattattttatgatttgatTCAATTAAAGTATTTTGCATTAAAGGATGGCACCATAAAAGCTGATTTATCtattagaaaaatgtaaaaattacccTGAAAATCATATCCAGCGGGCaactacaataaaaacaaactgtGGGATTTACTTAAAAAAGTTGTGTCAAGTGGTTCCACACAACAGTGTAGAGTAGTTCCAACAAGTCATGGTTCAGTTGTatgaacaaaataaattcaagtaaATTGGACAAAAGTTTTTGAGTAAATGCAAACCATTTGGATTTGTTAGTTTTAAGTATTTTACGTTTATTTTACTTGAAAATAAGCATTGAACTTGGCTAACAACAGCTCACGTTGGCATGATAAATTTATTAGCATGAATCTCAACAAAGTATATTCTTACCACTCTGTTTTGAGCAGCACAAAATCAACTCATTGGACTCAACAACATAAAAGTATTAAATATTTGTCCTCTTCAACCTATACTCAAGCTCCACTTTTCACAACTGTGGTAACCCCCAAAATTCCAACATTACTGAAACTGTTCtgaatctcaacataacaaacatTAAATACTAACTatatattgcaaaaaaaatttaaataacacttaatttcaacatttactctcTCCATCCAGTTTTGTGCAAAGCATGTTGGGAACTACAACAACTACATCACAGCAGTTTCAGTTAATGccaacaaaaatatttatgttgtcccaacacaaatgCATTAAGTAAAGCTGACAAAACACTTTTTGTTCAAACAACTCAATTCAATTAAGTTAACTTGCTTACAAGCATtttttgagtaatatgaacaAGGGAGGATTGAAAGTTGTTTTTTGAGTGTATTGctctttaataaaaagtttattttttgacACTGGTGCTAGGTAGCCTTTTTGTTACTGCATGGAGTAAAACAAGCTACCACACATAAATACAAGAGTAAATGATAGAATTCCAGGTATACTATCATTCTAGCTGCAGCACAGTTGACCTGTGTACTTGTGCATGTGTATCAGTCTTAGTTTTTGTGTACTCACTGGAGTTGGACTCTGGCTCAAACTGTCCCTGGGCTGCTACCAGAGTGAGTTTGGAACATGACGTACAAGCTGTCTGTTCATCTGAATGACTCTTCCCTGGAAAAGACACATACAAGCTTGTTATTAAAGTTTTAAGACCTTATTCTACACAGCTACATCATTATTGAATCCAAATTCTATACAAAAGTCCATTAGTAAATTACAAGTGAACACTAATGGTAGAGTTAACATTCAGACACTGACCTTTGCCCTGGCCAATGCATGTCTCAGTGGGATATAAGGTGCTGATGGAGGGCACAGAAGTGGCTGGGCGGAGGCATCCTAACCCTCCATTCCCTTGCTCCTGTTGCAGCCTCTTCTTTAGGATGTCAATAACCGTGTCCTTCTCCAGGATCTGGGTGTACAGAGCACGAATCCTGACAACATTTATCCAAAATTGTTAATTAAACTGTGTGTGCACAGTAGAGTAGCATTGTGAGCAAACTAAagctgaatttaaatgtattaattagtaAGTTGGAATGTGGGTGGATCTCCTACCTGTTCTCTACCTCCTGGTTCCTGTGCTCAGATGATGGAAGCTCCTCAATAAAACTGGTGTTGGAGGAATGGCAGGGCGAATGGTTGATAATGGTGGTGTCTCTATGATGTTTAGGGAGAAAAACTGAATAGAAAGTGGCTCAAAAATGTAGTGTGTCATGCTTTACTCCATCTAGAACTATTTTAAATAGCATTTGGATGATTGTGTTGTAATTAGTATACATAAAGCTTttatatacactttcccttatacatttaaattaatgtgaACCTAAATTCTTGACGttcataatatatactgtaagtcCAGGGACATGTTAAGTGTCAACTACCGAAATGTTTAGAAGAGCCTGACACTGATATCAAACGTCACGTCAGTTCAGGCAGGTCACGTTAGTCAAGCTGCAATTAGCCTGAAAGTTTAGCTGATCATAATGCCAACCAATGACATTCAGATGCTTATCAGAGCGGTTCTATTCAAGTCCTCCATTTATTCATTGCCTTAGCTGCCTTTCCATTGAATGGATGCAAGCTGCACTTGCTTAATACCCTCCTCCATCCCCAGCTCCACCTCTTGTATGGCAGCTTTGCCTTTAGTTTTCTCTACATCTGCCTTGTTGTTCTTTGCTCTTAGACAACAATTCCTAGTTTCAATGTGCCAATTTAATCTATTATGCAAATGAACAATTGTACCACGTTTCCCTgccagaaatgtaaataatagtacAATGTTGTAACTTAAATCTGCTGGATCTGTTCTGTTACCACTTGTTTTTTTTCTGCACTTCCCACTCAGTCTATGCATGGCTGCATGGATGGACGGAGAGTTTACCCAGAACAGAACTATACTGCCAACACCAATAGATTGCTTCAGTTGTCTATACGTGAATTAAAGTATTCATTCAAAGTATTCAAGTCAAAGTGTTCATTTGACAGAATTAGTCCTGACTGAACTACTATTTTACCTTTGAGCTGCAGCGGTGGCAGCAGCATCCAACGCAAACTCCCTCATGGTCTTCTCCTCCAAGTATTTCTGCTCCCAGCGTGTCTTGTCAGCCTCCAGGGACAGGATACACTCTTCTTTCTCATGCAGAAGCTCCTGTAGAGTGGACACACTCATATGGGACACTCCACTGACTGGTTTATGTTGTCTCTGTGGACAAGAAAAACAAACCAGTTTTGAGACTGTTTAATGTATTGATTTAAGTCTCTGgaaggaaaagtaaaaaaaaaattgcttaaacATGCCAAACATTTACTAGTCTAAGCTGGTTTAAGCTAGTCTAGTTGGTCTCCCAgttcccaaaacccctctaaaatcagCAACCCATACCAGCCTGGGAGACCAAGATTTTTCCTCTGCAGTTAAAACATCCATTTTGAGTATtagaatttgtgtgtgtttgccttaGTACATACCTGCTGATTTCGTAGACTGCGCAGTTCCTGTTCAAGCCGTGTCCGCAGGCGAATTTCCAGCCCTTCTCTCTTCTCACAAGCTGCTTGCAGTTGAGCCAAAGCCCCCTGTAGACGCTCAACCTTCTCCACATATGCGCTCTTCCGCTGCAGCTCGATCCTCAGCTGCtggctgtgtgtctgtgtggactTCAGCGTGGTCTCCAGGGCCTCACTCCTGCGCTGCTGCTTCTCTGCTTCATTTTGCAGATGCTGCACCTCCTGCTCCAGACGCGCACACTGCAGCTGCTGCTCTTCATCTGTCagaaaaagagtgagagagacacagagagagagagacgaattTAGATTGGAACTTGTAAATAAAACCCATATGAGCAGGCCAGATGATGAGAGCCAAATAAACCCAATTTGCGGTGCCTACAATATATAGTCAAATATAGTCACATCACTTGGTACACTGAAAAGCTCAGTTTGATTTCACATCTTTGTATTTTAAGCAATACCACATTAGGAGAAATGCTGTTAGATggatatacatttaaattagagTAGATACTGTATAAGTTACTCGATATTAAGATCTTGTTTATGGGACTGCTGTATCAAAAGTAACGCTGTTGTTCTTAATATCAACACAGCTTTGATTGCAGCCTTGTGTCTATGGCCAAATCACAGTCGTGCAGATACTTAGTACAACCATACTCTTGCTCATGTGAGCAGTTATTTTGTTCAAAAGATGTCAAAACATGATTAAGAATTTATTCTGATCAAAGCAGACTGAAAGCCTTGTCTGGAAGGTCTGGAAGGCCATGAACTCAGTGCAGCGGAGTAAAACATTCCAGTGCCGTTATatgaaatatcagcactcttggaatgctgcTTGGTGAATCATATTAGATAACTGGATCtaaatgttatataaaaatacataataagcCATCATGTACAATCATAACACAGAGGCAATAGTGAGGACATGAGAAAAAGGCTGATGGAATGTTTATGCAGGTCCTCTCCAGCACCACTCCCCAATGACTTCCTGCTCATAACAAGAGGAATTCAACAGCAAAGTCCAGAGTGCCTCATTTACGCAAGTGGTTAAGGAATGCTGAAGGAAAGAGAAGCAACAGCTTACTCTCCATTTGACCCATATCTCAGAGCTCCACATTGTTCAGCCTGTTCCCAAAAATCATTGCAAAACTCATAATTGTCCCCACCTCTTCCCACTTAAAACTTATGGGAATTGAAGCTGaaaaggacacttcattaattGTCTATGGAGACCAAATGAGACCAGTGACAATGTCTGGCAGTGGTTAACTGTCCCCTGGAATTTTGTCTTGCATAGGTAAGGTCACATCTGATATGTAATCCTCTTTTCTGTCCGATCAGATCAACTAAACACTGTTATGTGACTCAAATTCTAATTAGAACATTTGGATGTTCTAATTAGAAACACATTCCCACATTCCCTTTAAGCCCAATGACTCAACAGAAAAGCAGATCTCACATTTGGTGTGCTGCTCTGGTTGACCTTGAGACAGTAATGAGGTTTTTGGCCATGTGGTTGTGTCCATGAACTTACTATGCAGAAGAAGTTTGACAATAACGTGTTGTTTCTGGTCAGCATCTTCAACTTCCTTTGCCGCTTGAATGTTTGAATGTTGCAGCCTCTTGATCTCACCCATCAGCTTGTTTCTCAGTGCTTGCTCCAGGGTTTCTCGTTTAGCACAGCCCTGCATCAGAGTGTCATAGGCCTCTGAAATCCTCTGGATCTCTTGTTCCAGCTGGGAGAAGAATAAGCAAGAtagttttaaatacaaatatataactcCAAATGTGTCATTCTAAAAATGGCTGTCTAAACTACTTATTCTAAGGACCTTCAAAAGGGACCAAAAAATCATCCAGCAATATGTCTGGTTATTGCAAGGAGCAGAACGGAGAACAGAGGTGGTGTTCAGGAGGCCATATGGAAAGACCAGGAAAGCATCAACTATGACTTCATCTTCCCATGCATGTTTACACAAGGCAGTGGCCTGATGCGTAAGCACTCAAACCTGTGTAATTATcattctttcagaatgtcaagaGCTATGCTGCACTGATGTAATCCACTGAAAACATTTCATGGCCTCTTGAAGCTGAGCAAGAGTGAAATAAAAAGCTATAAAATAATCATGATTTGACAGTTGTCATCACTCAAACTGAAATCCAAATAGTGTGTGATTTAGAGAAagctgtgtttttttgttgttgttttatttttttaaaatattacctGCTGTAAGCCCTAAATATATTATCTGTAGATGTGACTACAGAACAATACTGGATGTACCATATCTCTAAGTGAAGAGATTTGGTGTCACAGTTGGATCTAGCTCAAATACCTTCTAACCTTTGAAGAAAGACACAAAACTTCAGACTGTTGTATCAAATGTCAGAGTCACGGTGACAGCTTGatctgtgtttttttctttctttctcaaatAGTACGTTCCAATGACAATATGCTTCTACCTTCTGAATTTTTAGGGCTTTCTCAGAGTGTCCCTCCAGCTCTTGTCTCAGTCTCTTATTCTCTTTTATGAGCATCTCCAGTTGACTGCGGCTGCAAGCTAAGTCCTCCCTGCCAGCAGGGGGTGATTTGGAGAATATATGAAAGATCTCTGGTGTCTGCGTAGACGGCACAATTCTGAAGTGGGACAAGGTAAAGAAAATCATGTTAGATTATAAAACTTATTCACTTAAATCTTATATAGCTGTTCAGGTTTTAGTCCAAATACCCGGATGAGAATTCACCATAGGTTCCCTCTGGAATTTCCTATGAGTTTTTAGAATGGGTTTTTTCAACTTATAAGTAAagtaaggtctgtggtaaacattaattCATGATACGTGGACATTTTGTTCTTcaacataaatgacacactttcatacctcaaatgtgaagccactgtgtgtttttaaaaaaaattattcaattcaatatggcttcaaaattcacattcagTTCAAGTAATTTTTAACACAGACCTGATTCTCATAAGgtgaaaaaccccattataaaaacacataggaaaatccagaaggGAATCCATGGTGAAGTAGCCTTCTGGGTTCGCTGTGGTTTATGTGTAAAGAAAAATATCTACGTTTCCTCTACCTGTTGTGCTGGGAATGGAATGGTGGCGGAGGTCTGTAACATTGATCATACTCCAGATCTTGTCTTAGCATGAATCCTTGTGGCTGTACAGCAAATGGGTACTCAGTTTGAGGACCCTGCTTATAGATCTCCAAGCCTTGCTGGCTATGTTCAAAGTACTGGTTTGCATGATATATCTGAGGGTAACTATAGAAGGAGCCAAAGGCAGAAGATTTGCTAGTGTTCCGCTCTAAAGTGAGCTGCAGAAGCCGCTCACTGAGTGAAAATGCATGGCCCTGCTTTGTATCCCAGCTATCCTCTTCCTCACAGGGCTTCTGATGGGTTACATTGTCCTGGAGTGAGCAGCCCCTTTGTGGTTGGCAGTGGGAAGCCAAATACTGGGACTGTGCCTTGGCTTGTTCGTAGGTGGGCAGCTCCTCGCCATGGTGGGGGTATGTTGTGTAGTTCTCAGATTGCTGGTAGTCCACCCGGTGCTCCTGGCCCTGGGGCTCTTGGCGGGCAGAGAGCTGAGGAGAATGGGGCTCCTCCTGGCCAAGGCTCTCAGATGAAGACTGTGGAGAACTAGCTCCTCCAATGCCTCCTCCTCGTCGCAGGGCCTGCTGTTGGATGGCTAGGAGTGTGTGGGCATCTGTGGGATTTCCATAACGAAGCTGCTCTTGGATCAGTCTGTGCAGGACAGTGCTAGATGCTTCTTCACctctcattttgtgtttattaTCTGAACTGGACCTGTAGGACAAAAGATGGACCCACTAAATTATTTAATGAGGAAGATTAAACCAACAATGAGTAATaaagttatttgttttatatatatatataaacagtatatacagtactgtgaatacattttaggcacttgtAAAAAAATTGCAAAGTGAGgatttattcaaaaataatgccCTAAATCGTTTTCATTTAcctatcaattaacatcatacaaaatcAGTTGTCTGGCTTGTTGGTAGATAGGCTGTTCCAAGATTCTTGGAGGATTTGCCACAATTATATATAACAAATGTTGTCTCAATGCTGTATTATTTGTTTCAGGAAAAGTGGCATAGTCACGTACAGTACTGCATATAAGCAAAGTAAAGAAACTTCTCTAGGTAGTGTGTAGTAGGAATGCAGCATGAAAACAATGCAAGATAATTTTGAACACCtaatatgtataaataataaaagctgaaataatgcataaataaataatacaaaattagaacatgtaataataagaaatataaaacattataaccTAAAATATAATAAGTTTAATAAAGCCAAAATGCCACATATATGccctatagatagatagatagatcgatagatcgatagatagatagatagatagatagatagatagatagatagatagatagatagatggatggatggatataactTAAAAAGGAATGTAAAACAAATAGACAATAGACAAGCAGAGCGCATAGGAGTTGAATCATCATTATATACCTAACCATAAACGCTTTTGACATAATGTACCCAGCGAATTAAAAGAACGCAATAAACATGACTCATTTTGTCTTACCAAACAACATATGTCTGCCTTACATTCAAAGTTTGCTTTTCAAGGCGATTCAGTCAATAGTGAAAGCATTGCCCATTACAATTCACGTCTCAAGAACGAAAAGCCAACTTACCTGCCAATAATTTAATTCCAAACAGTTTCTGTCAATGGCATTTATAATCCAAATAATCTTGCTGATATCGTCTGTATATGGTTTATCTCATAATAATTGTGTGTGCGCGCGTTCAGGTCTGGTTGGGTTGTGGGCTGGTCGGCGCGCGCTCTGCTCTCATAAATAACTGAGTG comes from Xyrauchen texanus isolate HMW12.3.18 chromosome 9, RBS_HiC_50CHRs, whole genome shotgun sequence and encodes:
- the LOC127649047 gene encoding angiomotin-like 2a translates to MRGEEASSTVLHRLIQEQLRYGNPTDAHTLLAIQQQALRRGGGIGGASSPQSSSESLGQEEPHSPQLSARQEPQGQEHRVDYQQSENYTTYPHHGEELPTYEQAKAQSQYLASHCQPQRGCSLQDNVTHQKPCEEEDSWDTKQGHAFSLSERLLQLTLERNTSKSSAFGSFYSYPQIYHANQYFEHSQQGLEIYKQGPQTEYPFAVQPQGFMLRQDLEYDQCYRPPPPFHSQHNRIVPSTQTPEIFHIFSKSPPAGREDLACSRSQLEMLIKENKRLRQELEGHSEKALKIQKLEQEIQRISEAYDTLMQGCAKRETLEQALRNKLMGEIKRLQHSNIQAAKEVEDADQKQHVIVKLLLHNEEQQLQCARLEQEVQHLQNEAEKQQRRSEALETTLKSTQTHSQQLRIELQRKSAYVEKVERLQGALAQLQAACEKREGLEIRLRTRLEQELRSLRNQQRQHKPVSGVSHMSVSTLQELLHEKEECILSLEADKTRWEQKYLEEKTMREFALDAAATAAAQRDTTIINHSPCHSSNTSFIEELPSSEHRNQEVENRIRALYTQILEKDTVIDILKKRLQQEQGNGGLGCLRPATSVPSISTLYPTETCIGQGKGKSHSDEQTACTSCSKLTLVAAQGQFEPESNSNNVQQPSPPMDHFKGLDDMEAEAVEIFI